A portion of the Sabethes cyaneus chromosome 3, idSabCyanKW18_F2, whole genome shotgun sequence genome contains these proteins:
- the LOC128744380 gene encoding uncharacterized protein LOC128744380 isoform X2 — MQSDTDRHFVPPAWLNDSFLKQIISAARKDPSVSLCHSCKLHPGSKPGKNYASVLYRTTVHFRSARSHQEQAINLMLKTEKHSTVLRDRSLFETEIHMYREVLPAMENLLKNIGVSLNTPRFFYTSDHPHGLIVLEDLFPSGWFEKEQILEFENVQPVIQSIARFHAASWILNETLTNISNPIMEKNISGLGQLFCTLFNLFIDSVSSWEEYRSLGAKLRTLKDQFVHRMKQIYRPSSVSTAYNVLNHGDFHARNLLHKIETLDNGLERVQQTALIDFQLCHWGSPAIDLLYLLDLIIDRDLKHSRRDRIIREYHDSFVHYLERLGHRGWTPSLRDLLAELNRHAFLELVHVAVFEQIRHANMSKGSWDDFLTGRLEDAGFNNAKYRALVRKDLPDFLRRGVLE; from the exons ATGCAATCCGACACAGACCGGCACTTCGTGCCTCCCGCTTGGTTGAACGATTCTTTCTTAAAACAAATCATAAGTGCCGCTAGAAAAGATCCTTCGGTAAGCCTATGTCACAGCTGTAAGCTTCATCCAGGTAGTAAACCGGGTAAAAACTATGCCAGTGTACTGTACCGAACCACGGTGCATTTTCGTTCGGCTCGGTCACACCAGGAGCAGGCCATCAATTTGATGCTGAAGACCGAAAAGCACAGCACGGTGCTGCGGGACCGATCGCTGTTCGAAACGGAGATTCATATGTACCGGGAGGTGCTACCAGCAATGGAAAATCTGCTGAAAAATATTGGAGTATCACTAAATACGCCCCG atttttctacacttcgGATCATCCACACGGGTTGATAGTGCTGGAGGATCTCTTTCCTTCCGGATGGTTTGAAAAGGAACAAATTCTAGAGTTTGAAAATGTTCAACCAGTTATTCAATCCATTGCTAGGTTTCACGCCGCTTCCTGGATTCTAAACGAAACG CTCACCAACATCAGCAACCCTATCATGGAGAAGAATATTTCCGGCCTTGGGCAGCTGTTTTGTACcctgttcaacctgttcattgATTCTGTAAGCAGTTGGGAGGAATACCGCTCCTTGGGAGCTAAACTGCGTACTCTCAAAGATCAATTCGTGCACAGAATGAAACAAATCTACCGCCCAAGTAGTGTTTCTACCGCGTACAACGTTCTGAATCATGGAGATTTCCACGCTCGTAATCTTCTACATAAGATAGAAACCCTGGATAATGGACTGGAACGAGTTCAGCAAACTGCATTAATCGACTTTCAGCTCTGTCACTGGGGATCACCGGCTATCGATCTACTGTACTTACTGGATTTGATAATCGACAGAGACCTGAAGCACTCCCGAAGGGATCGAATCATTCGCGAGTATCACGACAGTTTTGTACACTACCTGGAGCGCCTGGGACACCGGGGATGGACTCCAAGCCTGCGGGATTTACTGGCCGAACTAAACCGGCATGCCTTTCTGGAGCTTGTGCATGTGGCGGTTTTCGAGCAAATAAGACACGCTAACATGTCGAAAGGAAGTTGGGACGATTTTCTCACAGGTCGGCTGGAGGACGCTGGTTTCAACAATGCCAAGTATCGTGCTCTTGTTCGAAAAGATTTACCGGATTTTCTGCGTCGAGGCGTGCTGGAATAA
- the LOC128744380 gene encoding uncharacterized protein LOC128744380 isoform X1: protein MQSDTDRHFVPPAWLNDSFLKQIISAARKDPSVSLCHSCKLHPGSKPGKNYASVLYRTTVHFRSARSHQEQAINLMLKTEKHSTVLRDRSLFETEIHMYREVLPAMENLLKNIGVSLNTPRFFYTSDHPHGLIVLEDLFPSGWFEKEQILEFENVQPVIQSIARFHAASWILNETSMQLTNISNPIMEKNISGLGQLFCTLFNLFIDSVSSWEEYRSLGAKLRTLKDQFVHRMKQIYRPSSVSTAYNVLNHGDFHARNLLHKIETLDNGLERVQQTALIDFQLCHWGSPAIDLLYLLDLIIDRDLKHSRRDRIIREYHDSFVHYLERLGHRGWTPSLRDLLAELNRHAFLELVHVAVFEQIRHANMSKGSWDDFLTGRLEDAGFNNAKYRALVRKDLPDFLRRGVLE, encoded by the exons ATGCAATCCGACACAGACCGGCACTTCGTGCCTCCCGCTTGGTTGAACGATTCTTTCTTAAAACAAATCATAAGTGCCGCTAGAAAAGATCCTTCGGTAAGCCTATGTCACAGCTGTAAGCTTCATCCAGGTAGTAAACCGGGTAAAAACTATGCCAGTGTACTGTACCGAACCACGGTGCATTTTCGTTCGGCTCGGTCACACCAGGAGCAGGCCATCAATTTGATGCTGAAGACCGAAAAGCACAGCACGGTGCTGCGGGACCGATCGCTGTTCGAAACGGAGATTCATATGTACCGGGAGGTGCTACCAGCAATGGAAAATCTGCTGAAAAATATTGGAGTATCACTAAATACGCCCCG atttttctacacttcgGATCATCCACACGGGTTGATAGTGCTGGAGGATCTCTTTCCTTCCGGATGGTTTGAAAAGGAACAAATTCTAGAGTTTGAAAATGTTCAACCAGTTATTCAATCCATTGCTAGGTTTCACGCCGCTTCCTGGATTCTAAACGAAACG TCCATGCAGCTCACCAACATCAGCAACCCTATCATGGAGAAGAATATTTCCGGCCTTGGGCAGCTGTTTTGTACcctgttcaacctgttcattgATTCTGTAAGCAGTTGGGAGGAATACCGCTCCTTGGGAGCTAAACTGCGTACTCTCAAAGATCAATTCGTGCACAGAATGAAACAAATCTACCGCCCAAGTAGTGTTTCTACCGCGTACAACGTTCTGAATCATGGAGATTTCCACGCTCGTAATCTTCTACATAAGATAGAAACCCTGGATAATGGACTGGAACGAGTTCAGCAAACTGCATTAATCGACTTTCAGCTCTGTCACTGGGGATCACCGGCTATCGATCTACTGTACTTACTGGATTTGATAATCGACAGAGACCTGAAGCACTCCCGAAGGGATCGAATCATTCGCGAGTATCACGACAGTTTTGTACACTACCTGGAGCGCCTGGGACACCGGGGATGGACTCCAAGCCTGCGGGATTTACTGGCCGAACTAAACCGGCATGCCTTTCTGGAGCTTGTGCATGTGGCGGTTTTCGAGCAAATAAGACACGCTAACATGTCGAAAGGAAGTTGGGACGATTTTCTCACAGGTCGGCTGGAGGACGCTGGTTTCAACAATGCCAAGTATCGTGCTCTTGTTCGAAAAGATTTACCGGATTTTCTGCGTCGAGGCGTGCTGGAATAA